Within Runella rosea, the genomic segment GTACTCGAATAGACATTTTCCATAAAACGTTAGGGTTATTCAAATGTAAAAGAAGATTTCGGTAAACCCAAAACCTTGATTTCAAAATGGTTCCTTCTTTGCCGAACCACTTTAAAACCCTAATTTTGCAGCCTTTAATTTATTTTGTCGTTCTGAAAGACCTAAAAAGAATGTTTTAGATGTTTACAGCACGGCAATTAAAGCAATCACTACTAAAATTATAAACGTGGGTCCGATACAGATTAAACAGATTCTTTCAGAAGCCAACGTCGGCAGCGAAGTCGTTGTCAAAGGCTGGGTACGTACCAAACGCGAGAGCAAAAACGCCATTTTTATTGCACTCAACGACGGTTCTACCATTCATAATATCCAAGCAGTAGCCGAGCCAGGCCAAATCAACGAAGAAACACTCAAGTTGATAACTACTGGCTCGTGTCTAAAAGTAACGGGAAATTTGGTTGAATCCGTCGGCTCAGGACAAGCCGTGGAGGTAAAACTCACCGACGTGCTCGTGTATGGTACAGCCGACCCAGACGTGTATCCATTGCAACCCAAAAAGCATTCGCTGGAATTTTTGCGGGAAATTGCACACCTGCGTCCCCGAACCAATACCTTCAGCGCTATTCTACGCATTCGTCACGCGTTGGCATTTGCCGTTCATAAATATTATAACGACAACGGTTTTTATTACCTGCATACGCCCATCATCACCGCATCTGATGCTGAAGGAGCGGGAGAAATGTTTCGTGTGACGACCTTAGACCTGAATAAATTGCCACGTACCGATGAAGGCAACATTGATTTCAAAGAAGATTTCTTCGGGCGCGAAACTAACCTAACTGTTTCGGGGCAATTGGAAGGAGAATTGGGAGCCATGGCATTGTCTAAAATTTATACGTTTGGGCCCACCTTCCGCGCCGAAAACTCTAACACTACACGCCATTTGGCCGAGTTTTGGATGATTGAGCCCGAAATGGCTTTCTTCGAGCTAGAAGACAACATGAACTTGGCCGAAGATTTTGTAAAATACGTTATCCGCTACGCCCTTGAAAACTGCGCAGACGATTTGAATTTCTTACAAAAGCGCCTCGAAGAAGAAGAAAAATCAAAACCTCAAAACGAGCGTTCACTGCCTTTGTTGGAAAAACTTCATTTCGTGGTTGAAAATGCGTTTGAGCGCATTACGTATACCGAAGCGATTGATATTTTGATGAAATCCAAGCCGTTTAAAGAGAAAAAATTCCAGTACGAAGTGGCATGGGGCGTTGATTTACAATCAGAGCATGAGCGGTTTTTGGTCGAAAAACACTTCAAGAAACCCGTCATTCTAACCAATTATCCACGGGCCATCAAGTCGTTTTACATGAAACAAAATGAGCAAACGGCCAACGAACCCGGCCCAACTGTGCGCGCGATGGACGTGTTGTTTCCGGGCATCGGTGAAATCATCGGCGGCTCGCAGCGCGAAGAAAACTACGATAAGTTAATCACCCGTATGCATGAAGTGGGCATCGAGCCAGAATCAATGTGGTGGTTTTTGGAAACCCGTAAATTCGGAACCGCTCCACATTCAGGTTTTGGCCTTGGCTTCGAGCGTTTGATTCTGTTTGTGACGGGCATGACCAACATCCGCGACGTGATTCCGTTTCCTCGTACCCCAAAATCGGCGGAATTTTAGGCCCCACTTTCCAGAAGTTATTGATAAACAAAAAGCACTTTCCTTAAGAGGGTGCTTTTTTAGTTATTTTTGCCAACAATAAACCAAATACCCTTATGCTTGACAACAAAAACGAGCCCGAACAGCAAATTAACGTCGAAATTTCGGAAGAAATGGCCGAAGGTGTCTACTCAAACCTGGCTATGATAGCCCATTCAAACAGTGAATTTATCTTGGATTTTATTCGCATGATGCCCGGTGTTCCTAAAGCCAAAGTAAAAGCCCGGGTTATTTTGACGCCCGAGCACGCCAAGCGCTTATTGGCCGCCCTCAAAGATAACATCCGTAAGTACGAAGAGAACTACGGCGATATTCGTCATTCAGAAGACCCTGACATTCCTTTTATGAACTTCGGAGGACCGATGGGCGAAGCTTAGCATCCACACCCACAGAATTTTTCCTGAATACAAATACGCTCAATTATGATCGGGTACAATCCTAAAGATTGGTGGAAACTGATTTTTGCTTTTCACCGCAGTGATACATTTCGGTTTTTACTTCCAGGTATTGCTGGCGTAGCTGCTTACACGGGAGTGGTGGCTTATGTTGAAAACGATGTGTTTCATGCATCTTTCAAAAACACAACCGTTGTTCACTCTTTGGTGGGTTTTGTACTTTCGATGTTGCTCGTTTTTCGTACCAACACCGCCTACGAGCGTTGGTGGGAAGGGCGTAAATTATGGGGGAGCTTTGTTAATAATTCCCGCAATTTAGCCCTCAAATTACACGCGATTTTACCCAGGGACAGCGCCGAAAGGGAAACGTTCAGGGTGTTAATTATCAACTATATATTTGCCGCTAAGGAGCATTTACGTACGGGTGTTCATGTCAAAAAACTCGCCCAAACTGGCCCTTATGATACTGATTTCTATCAACAAAAAAAGCACGTTCCCAATCAAATCATGGGGGCTATTTATCAGGAAATCAATAACCTGTATCATAACCAAAATATTACTGGTGACCAGCTCATTGTTTTGAATTCCGAACTTCAATCATTCACCGACAACCTAGGCGGCTGCGAGCGCATCAAACGGACTCCCATTCCTTATGCTTACAGTCTATTTTTGAAAAAAGTGATTTTTCTGTACGTTTTTACCATGCCTATCGGCTTTGTGATTGAGTTTAAGTACTGGGCCATTCCTATCGTTGCCATTATTTTCTACGTTTTTGCCAGCATTGAGGTCATTGCCGAAGAAATCGAAGATCCTTTCGGAACGGATGCCAATGATTTACCGACAGATATTATTTACGAAACCATCAAAGACAATCTTGAGGAGATTCTTTAATTCCGTTTTTCAAGGTTTTTATGGCTTACTATTTCGCAAACTTGCAGGGTTTTGTACCTTTGCAAAACTTTCTTAGTGCTTCTGACTATGTCACAACTTTCTGTACGGCACCTTTTGGGCATCAAAAACCTCACCGAATCAGACATTTACAGTATTTTAGATACCGCTGCTCAGTTTAAAGATGTCATTAATCGTCCTATCAAAAAAGTACCCTCGCTACGAGATGTAACCATCGCCAACGTTTTTTTTGAAAATTCTACCCGAACACGATTATCGTTTGAGCTGGCCGAAAAAAGGCTTTCTGCCGATGTCGTCAACTTTTCTGCTTCGGGCAGTTCTGTCAAAAAAGGGGAGACGCTTTTAGATACCGTTAACAACATTTTGGCGATGAAGGTCGACATGATTGTCATGCGGCACAGCAGCCCTGGAGCGCCTCATTATTTGTCCCAACGGATTCCTGCCAACGTAGTCAATGCTGGCGACGGTACGCACGAACACCCTACGCAAGCATTGTTGGACGCATTTTCCATTCGAGAAAAAATTGGAGATTTGGCCGGCAAAAAAATCGCCATCATCGGTGATATTTTGCATTCACGCGTGGCATTGTCAAATATTTTTTGCCTTATAAAATTAGGCGCCGAGGTGCGGGTTTGTGGACCCACAACGCTCATTCCTAAATACATATCTTCATTAGGAGTACAAGTAAGTCACAACGTTAAAGAAACCCTTCAGTGGTGTGACGTGGCAAACGTACTGCGTATTCAGCTGGAACGGTTACAAGTGAAATACTTCCCGAGCCTACGCGAATACTCGTTGTATTTTGGCATTAACAAAAAAATGCTGGATGAACTCGACCACGAGATTCTACTAATGCACCCTGGACCTATCAATCGGGGGGTAGAACTTACTTCCGACGCGGCCGATTCCCGTCAAAGCATTATTTTAAATCAGGTTGAAAACGGAGTAGCTGTACGAATGGCGGTGCTTTATCTGTTGGCGCAACAATAGTTGTTGAAGCCCAGATAAAACCTATGCGCATGAAAAAGTTCTTTTTCAGCTTTATTTGCTGCATTCTTTGGGCAAATGGGAGCTTGGCTCAGTCCAAAACCTACTGCAATCCTATCAATTTGGATTATGGGTTTACCCCCATTCCCAACTTCTCCGAAGCGGGTCGTCACCGCGCGACTGCCGACCCGCTGATTGTCAATTTCAAAGGAAAATACTTTTTGTTCTCCACCAATCAATGGGGTTATTGGTGGAGTGATGATCT encodes:
- the asnS gene encoding asparagine--tRNA ligase encodes the protein MGPIQIKQILSEANVGSEVVVKGWVRTKRESKNAIFIALNDGSTIHNIQAVAEPGQINEETLKLITTGSCLKVTGNLVESVGSGQAVEVKLTDVLVYGTADPDVYPLQPKKHSLEFLREIAHLRPRTNTFSAILRIRHALAFAVHKYYNDNGFYYLHTPIITASDAEGAGEMFRVTTLDLNKLPRTDEGNIDFKEDFFGRETNLTVSGQLEGELGAMALSKIYTFGPTFRAENSNTTRHLAEFWMIEPEMAFFELEDNMNLAEDFVKYVIRYALENCADDLNFLQKRLEEEEKSKPQNERSLPLLEKLHFVVENAFERITYTEAIDILMKSKPFKEKKFQYEVAWGVDLQSEHERFLVEKHFKKPVILTNYPRAIKSFYMKQNEQTANEPGPTVRAMDVLFPGIGEIIGGSQREENYDKLITRMHEVGIEPESMWWFLETRKFGTAPHSGFGLGFERLILFVTGMTNIRDVIPFPRTPKSAEF
- a CDS encoding DUF3467 domain-containing protein, producing the protein MLDNKNEPEQQINVEISEEMAEGVYSNLAMIAHSNSEFILDFIRMMPGVPKAKVKARVILTPEHAKRLLAALKDNIRKYEENYGDIRHSEDPDIPFMNFGGPMGEA
- a CDS encoding bestrophin family protein, translated to MIGYNPKDWWKLIFAFHRSDTFRFLLPGIAGVAAYTGVVAYVENDVFHASFKNTTVVHSLVGFVLSMLLVFRTNTAYERWWEGRKLWGSFVNNSRNLALKLHAILPRDSAERETFRVLIINYIFAAKEHLRTGVHVKKLAQTGPYDTDFYQQKKHVPNQIMGAIYQEINNLYHNQNITGDQLIVLNSELQSFTDNLGGCERIKRTPIPYAYSLFLKKVIFLYVFTMPIGFVIEFKYWAIPIVAIIFYVFASIEVIAEEIEDPFGTDANDLPTDIIYETIKDNLEEIL
- a CDS encoding aspartate carbamoyltransferase catalytic subunit, whose product is MSQLSVRHLLGIKNLTESDIYSILDTAAQFKDVINRPIKKVPSLRDVTIANVFFENSTRTRLSFELAEKRLSADVVNFSASGSSVKKGETLLDTVNNILAMKVDMIVMRHSSPGAPHYLSQRIPANVVNAGDGTHEHPTQALLDAFSIREKIGDLAGKKIAIIGDILHSRVALSNIFCLIKLGAEVRVCGPTTLIPKYISSLGVQVSHNVKETLQWCDVANVLRIQLERLQVKYFPSLREYSLYFGINKKMLDELDHEILLMHPGPINRGVELTSDAADSRQSIILNQVENGVAVRMAVLYLLAQQ